One genomic region from Candidatus Lernaella stagnicola encodes:
- a CDS encoding Gldg family protein: MERIWALYKKELRTYFNSPIAYIVLMVLLVGIGYLFFQTFFAAGQATLRNFFRVAAGSFIFFAPAVTMKLLAEEKKSGTIERLLTLPLHEWEIVLGKFLATWTLLALYLVITFVYPISIAFVGDLDGGPIIGGYLGLFFLGGTFVALGVFASSISRNQVVGLIVGFVIALLLYMMDLLLPFVPSSLQNLWEFAAADPHFKNVGRGVLDSRDIIYSLSLMSLFLFLAVQAVQSRMSDHSKKWRLNRLLYIGAAIGCVISLNVFSSVVHGRIDLTEDQQFTLSDASSGILAELDDQVTVTAFFSKDIPAPANSTRNVVKDLLEEFRDASGGRVVFSFVDPDTTGSGGESDQASVQRAQQLGVPKIDMQAFAKDQVQVVKVYMGVAVEYGEKSEAIPVIQDLPGLEYELISRIASMTREKVPAIGVVSGHGEFSLQQGFGKVASMLGSKFDVKDVDLSRDPNALNGMDVLLLLGPKKQIPEAQLFAIDQFMMRGGKAAFFLAQQDIDPRTLIGRPIDTGLAGLAEAYGVAVKPGLVLDKKCERIPIMRQQGSVRFQSLVRFPAFVAVTDLPKDLNLTRNLKGVVMPFASALAPQNTAGVETQVLARSSEATWIYEASDSFLAEPAVLEQSMMDNPAGPQPLIVTVKGNLPSYFKNRAVPPAVADAVIDVSPETRLVVAGSGQWVSDQMPSRVNLALFANLLDWLVQDEVLMSIRTRTINNRPLEDVGDVGRSLFKYGNMLLPPFILLIAGIARWQLRSRRKRRALAAIQQNTPRGEE; the protein is encoded by the coding sequence ATGGAACGAATTTGGGCGTTGTACAAAAAGGAATTACGAACCTACTTCAATTCGCCGATCGCCTACATCGTGCTCATGGTGTTGCTGGTGGGCATCGGCTATTTGTTTTTCCAAACCTTCTTCGCAGCGGGACAAGCGACGCTGCGCAACTTCTTCCGAGTCGCGGCCGGTTCGTTTATTTTCTTCGCGCCGGCGGTGACGATGAAACTGTTGGCCGAGGAAAAGAAATCCGGCACTATTGAACGGCTGCTCACACTGCCGCTACACGAATGGGAAATCGTGCTGGGCAAATTCCTGGCAACCTGGACCCTATTGGCGCTGTACCTGGTCATCACCTTCGTCTACCCGATTTCCATCGCGTTCGTCGGTGATCTGGACGGCGGGCCCATTATCGGCGGCTACCTGGGATTGTTCTTCCTCGGCGGCACCTTCGTGGCGTTGGGTGTGTTCGCATCCTCGATCAGCCGCAACCAAGTCGTGGGATTGATCGTCGGCTTCGTGATCGCGCTGCTCCTTTACATGATGGACTTGCTGCTACCGTTCGTGCCCTCGAGCCTGCAAAACCTTTGGGAGTTCGCCGCCGCCGACCCGCATTTCAAAAACGTCGGACGCGGCGTGCTGGACTCGCGCGACATCATTTACTCGCTTTCGCTCATGAGCCTATTTTTGTTCTTGGCCGTGCAAGCGGTCCAAAGTCGCATGAGCGATCACAGCAAGAAATGGCGCTTGAACCGGCTGCTTTACATCGGCGCGGCGATCGGCTGCGTTATTTCATTGAACGTGTTTTCGTCCGTGGTTCACGGTCGCATCGACTTGACCGAAGATCAACAATTCACGCTATCGGACGCGTCCTCGGGGATCCTGGCGGAATTGGACGACCAAGTCACGGTTACCGCGTTTTTCTCCAAAGACATCCCGGCCCCGGCCAACAGCACGCGCAACGTCGTCAAAGATTTGCTGGAAGAGTTTCGCGACGCCAGTGGCGGACGCGTCGTGTTCAGCTTCGTCGACCCGGACACAACCGGCTCCGGCGGTGAGTCGGACCAAGCCTCCGTGCAACGCGCCCAACAACTCGGCGTGCCGAAAATCGACATGCAGGCTTTCGCCAAAGACCAAGTGCAGGTCGTGAAAGTCTATATGGGCGTGGCCGTCGAGTACGGCGAGAAAAGCGAAGCCATCCCCGTCATTCAGGACCTGCCCGGTCTGGAATACGAGTTGATCAGCCGCATCGCCTCCATGACGCGGGAGAAAGTGCCGGCCATCGGCGTTGTGTCGGGCCACGGTGAGTTTTCGCTGCAGCAGGGCTTCGGCAAAGTAGCGTCGATGTTGGGCTCGAAGTTCGACGTGAAAGACGTCGATTTGAGTCGGGACCCGAACGCGCTGAACGGCATGGACGTGCTGTTGCTGCTCGGCCCGAAGAAGCAGATTCCCGAAGCGCAACTCTTCGCCATCGACCAATTCATGATGCGGGGCGGCAAAGCGGCGTTCTTCTTGGCCCAGCAGGACATCGACCCGCGCACCCTGATCGGGCGACCGATCGATACCGGCCTGGCGGGACTCGCCGAAGCCTACGGCGTCGCGGTAAAGCCCGGGCTCGTTCTCGATAAAAAGTGCGAACGTATCCCCATCATGCGGCAACAGGGCAGCGTTCGCTTCCAGTCGCTCGTAAGGTTCCCCGCCTTCGTGGCGGTAACCGATCTGCCTAAGGACTTGAACCTCACGCGCAACCTCAAAGGCGTGGTCATGCCCTTCGCATCTGCGTTGGCTCCGCAAAACACGGCCGGTGTCGAAACACAGGTGCTGGCCCGCAGTTCCGAGGCAACCTGGATTTACGAAGCGAGCGACTCGTTCCTGGCCGAACCGGCTGTCCTCGAACAGTCGATGATGGACAACCCGGCCGGCCCGCAACCGCTGATCGTTACCGTGAAGGGCAACCTGCCCAGCTACTTTAAGAATCGCGCAGTGCCGCCCGCGGTCGCCGACGCGGTGATCGACGTGAGCCCGGAAACGCGCTTGGTCGTCGCCGGTTCGGGCCAATGGGTCTCCGACCAGATGCCCAGCCGCGTTAACCTGGCGTTGTTCGCCAACCTGCTCGATTGGTTGGTGCAGGACGAGGTGCTGATGTCGATCCGCACGCGCACCATCAACAACCGCCCACTGGAAGATGTGGGCGACGTCGGACGAAGCCTGTTCAAGTACGGCAATATGCTGTTGCCTCCGTTTATCTTGCTGATTGCGGGTATCGCCCGCTGGCAATTACGGTCGCGGCGCAAACGGCGCGCGCTGGCAGCGATCCAACAAAACACGCCGCGCGGGGAGGAGTAA
- a CDS encoding thioredoxin-like domain-containing protein, which translates to MNSNPTRRIRHFAMFLFVTGMVMLLAFVLIFMQPPAAAKGKGMNAPEFPQDAKWLNTQAPLTMADLQGRVVILDFWTYCCINCLHALPVLHQVEEHFADQPVTVIGVHSGKFDQEHNDRKVLEAIAKYGVAHPVVQDDDFTIWNEWSVRAWPTIVYVGTDGKIAKFTSGEPDFAYMKQTVDELLAAGKKNGTLGGSTAPVMKSVNADTGALNYPGKVLAAGDKLFIADSGHHRILIAERDGRVVETIGGKDDGFVDGNFATARFFEPQGLALNGGTLYVADRNNHAIRAIDLQARTVKTIAGTGRKGNDRSKGGKPLAVDLRSPWDVAWRDGGLDIAMAGSHQIWRLDLGEDEIGVLAGSGHEQIIDGYLNASAFAQPSGLHVDGEKLYIADSETSAVRRIDLETGKVETLVGTGLFDFGFKDGKGKRAKLQHPLGITGRDGKLYIADSFNNALRILDLNDEDSVTTLAVSGVGDLNEPSGLTLEGGILYVADTNNHRVLSVRLADRSASEVTLKF; encoded by the coding sequence GTGAACTCGAATCCCACGCGGCGCATCCGGCACTTTGCGATGTTTCTCTTCGTTACCGGCATGGTTATGCTGTTGGCGTTTGTGCTGATTTTCATGCAGCCGCCGGCCGCGGCGAAAGGCAAAGGAATGAACGCCCCCGAGTTTCCGCAAGACGCCAAATGGCTCAATACGCAAGCGCCGCTGACGATGGCCGACCTGCAGGGGCGCGTCGTCATTTTGGATTTCTGGACCTATTGCTGCATCAACTGCCTGCACGCGCTGCCGGTGCTGCACCAGGTGGAGGAACACTTCGCCGACCAGCCCGTCACGGTGATCGGGGTGCACTCGGGCAAGTTCGACCAGGAGCACAACGACCGCAAGGTGCTGGAGGCCATCGCCAAGTACGGCGTGGCGCACCCGGTTGTGCAGGACGATGACTTCACGATTTGGAACGAGTGGTCCGTACGCGCTTGGCCGACGATCGTTTACGTGGGCACCGACGGCAAAATTGCCAAGTTCACCAGCGGCGAGCCGGATTTCGCGTACATGAAGCAGACCGTCGACGAACTGCTGGCGGCGGGTAAAAAGAACGGCACGCTGGGCGGGAGCACTGCTCCGGTCATGAAAAGCGTCAACGCCGACACCGGCGCGCTGAACTACCCCGGCAAAGTGCTGGCCGCGGGCGACAAGCTGTTTATCGCCGACTCCGGCCACCACCGCATTCTGATCGCCGAGCGTGACGGCCGTGTGGTGGAGACCATCGGCGGCAAGGATGACGGTTTCGTCGACGGCAATTTCGCCACGGCCCGCTTCTTCGAACCGCAAGGCCTGGCGCTGAACGGCGGCACGCTGTACGTCGCCGACCGCAACAACCACGCGATCCGCGCTATCGACTTGCAGGCGCGCACCGTCAAGACCATCGCCGGAACCGGCCGCAAGGGCAATGACCGCAGCAAGGGCGGCAAGCCGCTGGCGGTCGATCTGCGCAGCCCGTGGGACGTGGCTTGGCGCGACGGCGGGCTGGACATCGCCATGGCGGGCAGTCACCAAATCTGGCGCCTGGATCTGGGCGAGGATGAAATCGGCGTGCTGGCGGGATCGGGCCACGAGCAGATCATCGACGGCTACCTGAATGCGTCGGCGTTCGCGCAGCCCTCCGGTTTGCACGTGGACGGCGAGAAGCTGTACATCGCCGACAGCGAGACGTCGGCCGTGCGGCGTATCGACCTGGAGACCGGCAAAGTCGAGACGCTCGTCGGCACCGGTTTGTTCGATTTCGGTTTCAAGGACGGGAAGGGCAAGCGCGCCAAGCTGCAGCACCCGCTGGGCATCACCGGTCGCGACGGCAAGCTGTATATCGCCGACAGTTTCAACAACGCGCTGCGCATCCTCGACCTGAACGACGAGGATAGCGTCACGACGCTGGCTGTTTCCGGCGTGGGCGACCTCAACGAGCCCTCCGGCCTGACGCTCGAGGGCGGCATTCTTTACGTGGCCGACACGAACAACCACCGTGTTCTGAGTGTCCGCCTGGCCGACCGGAGCGCAAGCGAAGTGACGCTGAAATTCTAG
- a CDS encoding ATP-binding cassette domain-containing protein, with product MIAVRHLTKRYGDVTAVDDISFDISKGEVVGFLGPNGAGKSTTMRMLTGFLGNDAGEIRIGGRLLTDDPRAAKSQIGYLPENNPLYEDMTVIEYLRFIGELSGIPASELEAAVSKNIELYGLQKMAPKDIGELSKGYRQRVGLAQASLGDPPIMILDEPTSGLDPNQIVEIRNLIREIGKTKTVILSTHNLAEVEATCSRILIIHNGKLVADDTPDTLESRTAAAILRARLKGDGDMTQVLAEIQGVKNVRPVDVEGEWRTFHLEIEPGAGTAEAVFDACVARQWKLSELRQESTSLEDVFSELTKG from the coding sequence ATGATTGCCGTACGACATTTGACCAAGAGGTATGGAGACGTCACGGCGGTCGACGACATTTCGTTCGATATCTCCAAAGGCGAAGTCGTCGGATTTCTCGGACCGAACGGCGCCGGCAAGTCGACTACCATGCGCATGCTTACCGGCTTTTTAGGTAACGACGCGGGGGAGATCCGCATCGGCGGCCGACTGCTGACCGACGACCCGCGGGCGGCCAAAAGCCAAATCGGCTACCTGCCGGAAAATAATCCGCTGTATGAAGACATGACGGTGATCGAGTACCTGCGCTTCATCGGCGAATTGTCCGGTATTCCGGCGTCGGAGTTGGAGGCCGCGGTAAGCAAAAACATTGAACTCTACGGCCTGCAGAAAATGGCGCCGAAGGACATCGGCGAATTGTCCAAAGGGTATCGGCAGCGCGTCGGCCTGGCACAAGCGTCCCTGGGCGACCCGCCGATTATGATTCTCGACGAACCGACCAGCGGGCTGGACCCGAACCAAATCGTCGAGATCCGCAACCTGATCCGCGAAATCGGCAAAACGAAAACCGTGATCCTCTCGACGCACAACCTCGCCGAAGTTGAAGCCACGTGCTCGCGCATTCTCATCATCCATAACGGAAAGCTCGTGGCCGACGACACGCCGGACACGCTCGAATCCCGCACTGCGGCGGCGATCTTGCGGGCGCGGCTCAAAGGCGACGGCGACATGACGCAGGTGCTGGCTGAAATCCAGGGCGTCAAAAACGTGCGACCGGTTGATGTGGAAGGCGAATGGCGAACTTTCCATCTGGAGATCGAGCCGGGTGCCGGTACGGCCGAGGCAGTATTCGACGCCTGCGTCGCGCGGCAATGGAAGCTTTCCGAACTGCGGCAAGAGAGTACTTCGCTGGAAGATGTGTTCTCCGAATTGACGAAGGGGTAG
- a CDS encoding methyltransferase — MEPMTDIQELQILARGFQRSRVFLTAMELDLFSALGDEPRTATELAERVGADARAVDRLANVLVVLGLLEKRGDEFANTELAAERLVRGKPGYIANLAHINDMWKTWSTLTEAVRAGHSVIDRGIGDGWATERRESFIAAMHHRGREQAPVVADLLDLSGVERVLDVGGGSACFSAEFARQRAGLTATVFDLPTIVPITQRYIDEQGMSERIDICAGDYNVDPFPGGYDLVFLSAIAHIENDEGNAALIAKAADALRPGGQVVVVDYVMDESRLAPPPGAIFALNMLVATVRGDTFTESEMRRWFTAAGLTDVQRIDTPFLSVMIVGRKV; from the coding sequence ATGGAACCGATGACCGATATCCAGGAACTGCAAATACTCGCCCGTGGCTTTCAACGCTCGCGCGTGTTTCTCACCGCGATGGAACTCGACTTGTTCTCGGCCCTGGGCGACGAACCCCGCACAGCCACGGAACTGGCCGAACGCGTCGGGGCGGACGCGAGGGCCGTCGACCGCCTGGCCAATGTGTTAGTCGTATTGGGGCTGCTGGAAAAACGCGGCGACGAATTCGCCAACACGGAACTCGCCGCCGAACGCTTGGTGCGCGGCAAGCCGGGGTACATCGCCAACCTCGCGCACATCAACGATATGTGGAAGACGTGGTCGACGCTGACCGAGGCCGTGCGCGCCGGGCACTCGGTGATCGACCGCGGCATCGGCGATGGTTGGGCCACGGAGCGCCGCGAGTCTTTCATCGCCGCGATGCACCACCGTGGTCGAGAGCAAGCGCCGGTGGTGGCCGACCTGCTGGACCTTTCCGGCGTTGAGCGCGTGCTGGATGTGGGCGGCGGCTCGGCTTGTTTTTCCGCCGAATTTGCCCGGCAGCGGGCCGGTTTGACGGCCACGGTGTTCGACCTCCCCACGATTGTGCCGATCACGCAGCGGTACATCGACGAGCAGGGCATGAGCGAGCGCATCGACATCTGCGCGGGCGATTACAATGTTGATCCCTTCCCCGGGGGCTACGACCTCGTGTTCCTGTCGGCGATCGCGCATATCGAAAACGACGAGGGCAACGCGGCGTTGATCGCCAAGGCCGCGGACGCGTTGCGGCCGGGTGGGCAGGTCGTGGTGGTCGATTACGTGATGGACGAAAGCCGCCTTGCGCCGCCGCCGGGCGCGATTTTCGCCCTGAACATGCTCGTGGCCACGGTTCGCGGTGACACCTTTACCGAAAGCGAAATGCGCCGCTGGTTCACCGCCGCCGGGCTCACCGATGTGCAGCGCATCGACACGCCTTTCCTCTCGGTGATGATCGTGGGGCGGAAAGTATAA
- a CDS encoding multiheme c-type cytochrome: MRYRAIVIITMLSAVLFLIGAGDKPKFETFTIVYTGAAFGKLQPCACSEESDVGGLLRRDTMLMRLRDSARGAIVVDAGGSFGEPTAQGRMGAEAYLDALRALKYDAVALAAGDLLFGRRFLEENSDNGLFVSNARFKQDSTFAGRTLVFPGKRNRLRFVALVDPEKVYTGSQSNLVVEAPLTYLDKAVEKEDLVVVLASVEPETARHWLVHPNVDVVVNAVPDDNVLREAMFEFADEKVYTETGVFGSLVGVLSLRVIDGALVGAEIKQHTLDKTVPDGVRAKQFFERYQAETKRLFLQSLSGMPAYEREASPFVGNEGCRSCHAESFAAWDASAHAHAWASLKRVDTHFDSECIACHVVGWNEPNGFRSEKDTPHLLNVGCEACHGPGKAHAKQPAANPIARGDLQLCYKCHTDERAPAFKSEIGWKKIKH; this comes from the coding sequence ATGCGGTATCGGGCCATCGTTATCATCACCATGCTGAGCGCCGTTTTGTTCCTCATCGGAGCGGGCGACAAACCGAAGTTTGAGACTTTCACGATCGTTTATACCGGCGCGGCGTTTGGGAAATTGCAGCCCTGCGCGTGCAGCGAGGAATCGGATGTCGGCGGGCTGTTGCGGCGCGACACGATGCTCATGCGCCTGCGAGACAGCGCGCGCGGGGCGATCGTGGTCGATGCGGGGGGCTCGTTCGGCGAGCCGACGGCGCAGGGACGCATGGGGGCCGAGGCGTATCTCGACGCTTTGCGGGCTTTGAAGTATGACGCGGTGGCGTTGGCGGCGGGCGACTTACTCTTCGGCCGGCGGTTTTTGGAAGAGAATTCCGACAACGGCCTGTTCGTGTCCAATGCGCGTTTCAAGCAGGATTCCACCTTCGCGGGCCGCACGCTGGTCTTTCCCGGCAAGCGCAACCGATTGCGCTTCGTCGCGCTCGTCGACCCGGAAAAAGTCTACACCGGCTCGCAATCGAACCTCGTTGTAGAAGCGCCGCTGACCTACCTGGACAAGGCCGTCGAAAAAGAGGATTTGGTCGTTGTTCTGGCGAGTGTCGAGCCCGAAACGGCGCGGCATTGGCTCGTGCATCCCAACGTGGACGTGGTCGTGAACGCGGTTCCCGACGACAATGTGCTGCGCGAGGCGATGTTTGAGTTCGCCGATGAAAAGGTCTACACCGAGACCGGCGTGTTTGGTTCGCTGGTGGGCGTTTTGAGTTTGCGCGTGATCGACGGAGCGCTGGTGGGGGCGGAAATCAAGCAACACACACTAGACAAGACGGTGCCTGACGGCGTGCGCGCCAAACAGTTTTTCGAACGGTACCAAGCCGAGACGAAGCGACTCTTCCTGCAATCGCTATCCGGGATGCCCGCCTACGAACGCGAAGCGAGTCCCTTCGTCGGCAACGAGGGATGCCGGTCGTGTCACGCCGAAAGCTTCGCGGCTTGGGACGCCTCGGCGCATGCCCACGCGTGGGCGAGTCTCAAACGTGTCGACACGCACTTCGACTCGGAATGCATCGCCTGTCATGTGGTGGGGTGGAACGAGCCGAATGGTTTCCGGAGTGAAAAAGATACGCCGCATTTGTTGAACGTCGGCTGTGAGGCGTGTCACGGTCCGGGCAAAGCGCACGCCAAGCAGCCTGCGGCTAACCCCATCGCGCGCGGTGATTTGCAGCTCTGCTATAAGTGTCACACCGACGAGCGCGCCCCGGCGTTCAAATCCGAGATCGGCTGGAAGAAAATCAAGCACTAA
- a CDS encoding DUF4340 domain-containing protein, producing the protein MLWKRTIVMLAVFAALTLLAVLAAAIPSGEKVAGLEVTAIDAQAVTKIDIRRADGEYSLVKKDGQWRIDPGNYAVEDQLVERALEVVAMVHGGRTVSSSSANHEKYGVTDDALRISVQSAQEPAWTLLVGNLSADKTGNYVRESDDNRVYALSARLQDTFDREVNRWRNRTIVKFDKDQATRLVLTKAGATPLSFAKGDAGWTFDPAPSNLPADYKLDPEKIARIARSMANFRATDFDDEQQSLDRGLTPPLYEATVTLDGGDSVAVEIGAEVDEKFYARKKGEDQTYLIASYAAKNLQNDLDTLRDMHLLTFDAAQVEKVDIVEGKRRLTLEKKAEDIWAVTAASAEKPAGFVLDHAKVTSAVRSISTMQAKQIVGGPAPAAAKLGSPTGTLTLTLAGGVEKIVKVGAEVDDDLIYLGAAGRVFKATKGSKNRILKKIGDFKVSEARRQPQFDPAMLDKLPPQMREQFLQEQRRKILQRQMMEQMMKNADKQKPPK; encoded by the coding sequence ATGTTGTGGAAACGCACAATCGTCATGTTGGCTGTCTTCGCTGCACTGACCCTTCTGGCCGTGTTGGCCGCCGCCATTCCCAGCGGTGAAAAGGTCGCCGGATTGGAAGTAACCGCGATCGATGCACAGGCCGTGACGAAAATCGATATCCGCCGCGCGGACGGCGAATACTCATTGGTCAAGAAAGACGGCCAATGGCGTATCGACCCGGGCAACTACGCAGTCGAAGATCAACTCGTGGAACGCGCGCTGGAAGTTGTTGCGATGGTACACGGCGGGCGGACGGTATCAAGCTCATCCGCCAACCACGAAAAATACGGTGTCACCGACGACGCGCTTCGCATTTCCGTGCAATCCGCGCAGGAACCTGCTTGGACGCTCTTGGTGGGGAATTTGAGCGCCGACAAAACCGGTAACTACGTGCGCGAGTCGGACGACAATCGTGTGTACGCATTATCCGCACGCCTCCAAGATACTTTTGACCGCGAGGTCAACCGCTGGCGCAACCGCACTATCGTCAAGTTCGACAAAGACCAGGCAACACGGCTGGTGCTGACCAAGGCCGGCGCCACACCCCTTAGTTTCGCGAAGGGCGATGCCGGTTGGACCTTCGATCCCGCACCAAGCAACCTCCCGGCCGATTACAAACTCGATCCGGAAAAGATCGCCCGCATCGCACGCAGCATGGCCAATTTCCGGGCGACCGATTTTGACGACGAGCAGCAATCGCTGGATCGCGGTCTGACGCCGCCGCTGTACGAGGCGACGGTAACTCTGGACGGCGGTGATTCGGTAGCCGTGGAAATCGGTGCGGAAGTAGATGAGAAGTTCTATGCCCGGAAAAAGGGCGAAGACCAGACGTACTTGATCGCGTCCTACGCCGCGAAGAATCTGCAAAACGATCTAGACACCCTGCGCGACATGCATTTATTAACCTTCGACGCCGCTCAGGTCGAAAAAGTGGACATCGTGGAAGGCAAGCGCCGACTCACGCTGGAGAAAAAGGCCGAAGACATTTGGGCGGTGACCGCCGCGTCCGCGGAAAAGCCTGCGGGATTCGTCCTCGACCACGCCAAGGTTACCTCCGCGGTGCGCAGCATTTCCACCATGCAAGCTAAGCAAATCGTCGGCGGCCCGGCCCCGGCGGCGGCTAAGCTCGGTTCGCCCACGGGCACTCTGACGCTTACGCTCGCGGGCGGCGTCGAGAAGATCGTCAAAGTCGGCGCGGAAGTCGACGACGACCTCATCTATCTCGGCGCGGCCGGGCGGGTGTTCAAAGCGACCAAGGGTTCCAAGAACCGCATTCTGAAAAAGATTGGAGACTTCAAGGTTAGCGAGGCGCGGCGTCAGCCACAGTTTGACCCCGCGATGCTCGACAAGCTGCCGCCGCAAATGCGCGAACAATTCTTGCAGGAACAGCGGCGAAAAATCCTGCAGCGGCAAATGATGGAACAGATGATGAAAAATGCCGACAAGCAAAAGCCGCCGAAATAA